The genomic DNA ATTGCTACTGTACCTGATCTCTCCGGTGAAAGCCCCCTTGGCCACCTTGTAACAATTCTGTGCCGCAACTCCAATTCTGGGGTCCAAGTTAGATCTTGCAAAGTCCAAATAAATGGTTGGAGCTCCACATACCACCTCTGTTTAGAAGAACATGGAACGTTTGTACAACTCATGATACTCAGTTCATTGGTAGTGAAAACAATTTCCTTTCTAAACGTgaaagtgattttttttacaTCGCTGTGCAATAGTAGGCTTCAATAATTGGCATGCATTTTACACCAAACCGCCGAGTTTTTTTTGGTCGGCCCATGTATTCGGACAAGCAGGTGTCCTCAgcaagcctaggcctactgcgaAACAGCTTCTAAGTGCGGATGATCAATGTCAAAGGGTCAAAAGCAGGACATAGCCAAACGGGGCCTTCCTTTATTTCAGTAACTTTTCTGTCATTTTTGACTACGGGTGATCATCAAGTGGCTGCTGCCATTCTGTCGTCAGTGCATTTCTGCACGTAGCACCTCCACACGAGGATGGCCctaccacagcagcagcagcagggatgAGAGAAGCTATATTTAGACCGCAGCGCGAGGCGCAATAACAAGCAAAGTTACCTGTTCCGTCATGAAGCGCAGCCGTGTTGAGCGTGGTAATGAGGTCTCCCAGGCTCTTCTTGTCGCCATTCATCTTCCAGTTTCCCCCCACGAAAAATGTTCTTGCAGCCATTCTTATATATTGAGTATACAGTTCTAACAGAGACAGGCCACAGTCACCCACCAGCAACAGCGTACACAGAGCTTCTATAAATCCGAGTCACGAGATGGGGTAACGCCTACTCAATTCCATCTCTGTAGTTCTATTGGCAGTGGAATGTAGCTATCTTCCTCAGCGGATAGGAAGGACAACGACAGCATCCTTCCGTGCATGAAGGCGGGGTTTGAGGTCTTTCAACCAATTACAGTTAGCAAGTTTGAGTCGTATCCGCTGCTGTGTTCATTTCATTCCACATCATGGAGGTTCTGTAGTTCTGTGCAGGTGaggtctgtagcctactgtgtgagtatgatgAATACATCAGCAATTTACTTTATCCGATTTGTGTTATTTCGTCATAGGCTACATAGAGTTTGAATTTAAGATCAGGGTGTGGAATAACCAAAGATTTAGGATTTCAAATGTCATATTTTGAAGTAGTTAGCATTTTGCAAGCAAATTAAAGTCCTGATTTGTTGTTCATGATTCAGTTTCCCCCAGAGCCTTTTATAGGGAAGGCCCAATAGGTGTGTTCCATCTGTGACTCCATCTGTCAACCATGGTGGCGGGTATTTGATGGTCTGGGTGGTCTTGGTGGTGGTAAAGTGGTACAAGATAAGAAGGAATCTTGATGAAGGAAGGCTCACTCCAGTTTGCAACACCATGCCACACCCTGTGGACAGGGCCCAAAGAATCCAAACTTTGCAAGAATCATGTAGGAAGGAAGTAGTAAACTAATATTGTCAATGGAGTGAAATAGAAATTAGGCTAAGTGACTCCACACTTTTGAATGATAGCTGACTACATCCATTTCATAACAATGATGGTGACAGGTTATTATCTCTCAGGGGAACAGTTGGCTGTGCTTATTATCTTTTCCTATTAAGAGAGggtttcataaaaatgtgttgGCTCCTTATTTTCGCACCCATCCTTCCTGATGGCCAAAACTGGGCAGTTTTATCCATATATCTGTTACagacagagccggacagtaacggagtacatttactggagtacagtacttgagtacaattctGAGCGATCtaactcgagtatcatttttgggagTACCacttactcaagtacatttgagaggcaaatattgtactctttactccactacatttctatccataaccgtgagtacctgtTACTTcttataaaaaaaatggaaaaaagaaaaatctcagaaaccctcaatttgttgtttccctctcaaacgtgattggattgtgcaggcgccactgattgggacagtctatcagcaatcaccttcagctttccgccaatgtcaactccatggtcagatttagataagagacgaaaccatggacgaaacaacggatgaagacgcagcaggtccatcccggaatgtgccaacctgtggtcccacctcgccagactatttaaattttctgaacaagttaatttttcacttcaagtgtttcagttacaaaatattattttgtatttgaaatacgtatttaaaatacatgtattagaaatactgcccatccctggcaacatggtaaaaagatgaaaatgacttgattttactttcaattccttttacattctccaaggtattaacttTAACATTTTTTTATGTAGGACCATGTACTCCATGGACTCCATGTAGGACtattctgtacataaatgtaagcactgtggcatgcaatatttagaaaatgtaggctactcttgtactcttgatactcaagtacttttaaaaacaagtacttcagtacttttacttaagtagacatctgactgttgtacttttacttgtacttgagtaaaatttagcaaagggtatctgtacttttactcaagtaataaagctgtgtactctgtccgcctctggttaCAGATAGTTACTTGAAGATATTCTGGCACCAACTTGTGAAACTCTCATATCTTTCATGTGTTTCAGACTGATATATTGTTCACTTTTGATCGCATGTCCTTGAGTAGAAAATCCTTTAAATGTACAGCTTGTCCCTCTTAGACTTAGATTGGCTTATCTTCTTTATGGTTTTCTTTACTCTAAAGTTACATATACAGTAAGTAATACATTCTGTACATCCTCAAAATATCCACAATGACCATACCATTTGTTTTTGGTGCCTAATTGATACAAAACAACCCCAGTGTAGTGCAGAATTCTACATTTATTAGAAAGTGTTTTAAACATAATTTTACAGATAGACTGCAAAtgtaaaagcaaaacaaaaatgatttcGAGGGAATGATTTATTGATCACTGATTGTAGCAAATGTTTTCTGTGTTTTACAACATAGAGGGACGGATATATGAAACAAATCCATGCTGACTTTTGTTGATATGTGTCCGGTGTACATGAACATGTCCCTTCTAATGGATGAACCTAAAATGATTCTCATGGAATGGCTTGATGAAAGGCAACAGTAGCCATTTTGGAATTCAAATGAAGCTGGCTTTTAGGTTATTTGCAGATGCACCAGTATAAGTATCAGTACCATCGCAGATCCAAAATGTCAGATGTAATGCTGGAGGTGCAAACATAAACGCAGATGTGTGACagcaatgcacacaaacactgcacCTACTGAATTCTCTAAAATGTACAAACAAGGTTTGGTGTCATCTCTCATCTAGCGTGATTGGGTCTTAAATCTCAACCATGAATACAAGAAACAAGAAAAAATAACCTTGGGTCCTATTTCTTTTTATACATTTTCCCCCACAAAATTATTCCACAGGATTTCTCATTTTACTTTCAAAAATCTATTATGTATTTGTCAAATAACTTTAAtacaataaaatattattttacatttatattcatTATTTTCAAATATGTCTGACCATAAAATgctatattttttattgttgtcaTTTGATATACTGAAACACTCAGCAATATCTTCCATGGTGCATTATGAGGTGGTAGGAATGCCATTTTATACATTCTATGGAGTCTTTGCCTTTGCcttcaaagtttgaacaaagaaggaagagagaagagagaatgaaCTAGTGAGCGAGTCAAAAAAGAGAAGACTAGTCTGGTACGAAAAAAACAAACCCTcccatgtctctctccctgATAACAAAACGTGCAGTGCCTCCACCACTCTgctccctcccccacacatacacccacctaCCCAACCAGCATCACTGTCATTCATTCATCTTGCTCACTGTCCTCCTACACTAGCTGTGTCCCTGTTTGTCTTCCTCCTCACTCCCTCGTTCTTCCTCCTTCTCGAGCTCCTCCGCGAAAGGCTGAGCGGCCAGCTCAGTTCCAGACCTTCAGGAAGCTGTCCCAGGATCCGGTGCTGACCGCCAGGCCGTCACTTGGGATGCCAACGCAGCTCACTCTGTTGTCATGTCCAGCCAGCACACCTGAGAAGGGCAGACAAGGGGTGAGTTATTCAGCCTAAAGTGTGCAGACTGGGGAGGTGGACAGTCTCCTATACACACACGTTATACAGTATCCCGCTATCCCATACAAAAAAAGTTGCATTGTGAgccatagatttttttttgaggTCTCTTTGCCTCTCGGTTCATTCAACACTCAAATAGCGTTCTGTCTATTATGTACATCCTGCGCTGCTACCTTCAGGCTGCAGGTACCGGTATCAAGGTATCTCAAGAAACAGGACAAAACAGTAATTTATACCCCAAGTGATTATTTCTTTAAACAAACTCTTGCAAGATAGGATTAAGTCATGACCCTTTTTGTATCTCCGTTCAGCGGGTCTGGatggtttctttcttttttctctgtttcttttttggATTTGTACTACTACTGTGGACTGACACTATAATGTTGTATTCACTGGAAAAAAGTTTCCCTACTTGGACAATAAAGTACCTGCTGCCTGATGAAGACCCTGGTGGGTCGAAACATTGCGTTATGTTTTTAACTCATTAAATTTAGTTCTTCTGGGAGATTACAGTGTGTGGACAACTACTCTTCTTTCCTTGACAAGCCTTTTTTGTCCTGCACCAAGCCTCAGTGAGGTGGGATGTGCATACAATCACTTTGAAGACAATAAAGTACCTAACATCCCCTAAACTCACTCTTTAGTCATCTGCTGGCCTTGAAATGTGCTACCCACTGAGTTCATTCCTGTGTCAGACAGTGGGACTCAAAGGGTAAGGTCGGTGTTCTGCAACAACCGTCTCTACTTTCTGTCTTTGTTATTACACCCCTGTTATTactgctctctcacactcttgtCCCTACAAATGATCAATTTGCCCACTTTAGTCATGTCAGCATttcatttgtgtttttcttttctacCCACCAACTTTCTCGCCCTTGAGAGTATCCCAGATGTTGCAGTTGAAGTCATCGTAGCCTGCAAAGAGGAGACGTCCAGACAGGGACAGGGCGAGTGATGTCACACCGGCAGTTGGCTGGGCGTTCTGGTAGCAgatgacttcctggtcagagcGGAGGTCAAACATCCTCAGGGTGCAGTCGTCCGAGCCTGTGATCACAGCGTGTCCATTTGGGAAGAACTGCAGGGCAAGGAGGGCAGGTATGACTGCTTAGGGGTCACTGTCACAGTGTAATTGCAGTGCACACAGAATGTTTTTGTGcttaatttcatttcatttcatttatctATTTAAAGGACAGTGCACATTAatcaacatttctgtaaatgtgccaGTGTTAACCAGCAGGCTAAATTTCAACTGTAGTCCATTGGAAAGATGTTATACTAGACACATGGTGgctaaaaaaaagaacatattaAATCACACAGCAATTGATATACAACAATAAAACATAATGCCATAGGACTGGCTCCATTATGGAAAAGGCAGTGACAGAATGGCTACCATGTTAGGTTAGTTGTAGTAAGGTAAAAGGAGATTTCCTTTCCTGTAGCTCCACTGGAAGTACAATGCAAATGTAGCTCAGGAACAAGCAAACTAATAAGTATCTTTATTTCTTGAGATGTTTTAGACAAATGCAACAATGTGAAACCTAACGACAACATAAAATCATTTCTAAATGTTGAAGCTTGCATAAGCCGATGTAACAATGTGAAACACATTGTACATTTTGAGCTTAACTATCAAGTAGTCACAGTTGCCTATGACCAAAACACCATAATGCAAACGCTCCTTACCGCAATGGTGTTGACGTCACTGGTGTGGCCCTGGAAAGTCTGCCTGCACTGGCCATCCCTGACATCCCAGAGCTTGGCAAGGGAGTCACAGGCCCCAGAGATGAACTGGTTCTGGTCAGGGGAGAGTGCCAGACACATGCAGTCTCCCACATGGTTCAGGAACTGTACCTTCTGTTTGCCAGTCTCCAGATCCCAAAGACCACTggaaaagaacagagagagagagagacagagagggacagagaaagagagagatggtgaatgATGGAGGACTTTTCTACTGGATGAAAGATGATAAGATAGTATATGTGCGCAAAATATGACATTCATGAATTAAACatataaatacagtatgttcaCAAATGAGAGTGAAAAGATGTTCTCTGAATCATCTTTTCAGATTGTCATACCAGGTCTGGTCACCAGAAGCAGTAAGGATCTCAGTTTCGCTCAAGAAGCGGGCACAGGCCAGATAACCTAAGATGGTTGATAGGCAAAGTCACATCAAGGAGGTGAGTTACTATAGCAACAGAAATGGGGACAgcatgagagagaagagcacaTTAAGAAAATATGACTTTGCACTGCACATCTCAGAATGACTGAGAGTTAGACATCCTCAAACCATCTTATGCTCATCACTGTGACAATATTTTGCACTACCTGTGGCTATTGTAGACTGTTTTTGTACAGATCAAAGATTTCTGTTATGGCTAATTGGGATCAACTGTCCTTATATGAAATGCAGTGCACCATCAGTGGAGGGAAGTTGGAGATTCTGCATGTGGTATTTTGTGACATAAAATCTGTCTGAAATTCCCACTTATGAATGGAATTTCTTTTGCTGTGAAAAAGTAGCTATTTATCTGCCAACTGGTATCTAGCTAACCTGTAAGACTACTGCCAGATCCTTTGTTTATCGACCTCTTTAGGTTATCAACAAGAGCTCAAAGCCTGTTACGCAGATTCTTACCATCATGACCATCCAATTCCCTCAAGGTTTTTGGCTTTTCCCCTGAGATGTTGTAGATAGTGCACATGTTGTCAAGACCACCACTAGCCACCAGACCCgcagagggggagaaggagacagTCATGACCCATGCAGATTTGAGAGGTATGCAGTTAGCCTGGGGATGGAAAGGATAAATTGCAGATACATTTCACAAACTGTACCAACTCATATGGATCACTAACAGTTTGAACACATTATTAACGCTCCGTGTGATAACTTGAAATAATTGAGTTTGGAAATTCTGCATTATAGTATACTGTAGGGTGTTCTCACCAGATTTCCAGCATGGGTGTCCCAAACGATCAGCTTGCCATCCTGTGAGCCACTGATCATCAGCCTACGATACACACGTTAACAAATCAGTGTTATCCCCTAGTAAATGTGGAATATAAACATCTTTTATATCTAAAATGCCATATTGAAGGACATTATAACAGGATATAATAGCCATTGTACTGTGTTTTAGACAATGCATGCATGTAggtaaataattaaaaaaataatacaatacataatGTATATAATAATTGTAAATACATTCAATGACATTGAGAGACCCGCATGTGGAAGCTAAATTACTAAATGATTGGTGTCTCGGTCCTCAAGATCATTCATTTCCTGTGAGCTTTCAATATGACAGTACCTGAAGGTGCCACTTGGTGGCGCCTTTGTTCTTTCAAGACTGTGCTGTACCAGCCATGTTCTGACATATTTGAACCCTTTCTGCAAactctgacctttttttttagcatgACTGCATTGAGGTTAGATTTATAGTATATGCATCCATCACAATGGTTGACTAGATGACTGaacattcctccttttctccttcaaATCAAATAACAGACCATTGAAGCTATTCTCATCCTCTGAGCTCTGTTAATTGAtccaactaagcaataaggggATTCACAATGATGAGCACAAGATAACACAAATGCCTGTAAAGCAACTCCAACCAGGCTATAGCAGCTTAGGCGTCTGACTTAAGCACAGAAGACACTTAAACCTTTGTGTGTAATGTAAATGCTTTTCACACTGCTAGAATACAATATGACCTCTACAGTAGAGTCCTGACGTTTTACCCAACGTttctacatttacatgtattcattaatCAGACACCAaagtccaaagtgacttacatatgtcaacaaTATAGTACAAGGGATTACATGGTCCCCGgtgcaacttggggttaagtgccttgctcaagggcacagcggtggaagctgggaattgagcccacaacttttcaggctactgcacgctagcccagctcctaccACCGCCCCAATTTTTAAGGCCTATATAACAATATGTGATTGAAGTCATATGTGGATGCAAAATATAATGTGCTCTACACATATTTTACTGTCCTGTCCTATCCTGTCCTATTTTACTGTCCTGTCTGATGTAACTTGAGCCTTAACACTCAGAGTTGTCTACCTTGAATCATTTTTTTGGGAGCCTCTTCAGGAATGTGTGCATTGCTCCAGCAGGTGACTGAATGGAAAACCATTTCACCATAAGATTTTCATTTGGATCAGTTTTTGCCCTGTTTTTCTCTGTTCTGTCACGAGTGGACTCACTTGTTGTCAAGGGCCCAGTACAGGGCGTAGATTTTGGCTGTGTGGCCTTTGAGGGTCCGTCTGGCGCGGGGTTGGATGCGAGGAGCAGGGGCCACCCCAGAGGCGGCCGACTCCATGGTTGTGTCGGCCACTCCTTTGCGGGCGGTCTGTGAGTAGAAAAATGAATCAATACAGCATGTGTTATTCATCTGTGATTTACACTGGAAGGTTGAGGTAGTCACAAGGACAAATCAGTACTGCAAAGACATCCCATTAATGCCTGTCAAGacattctattctatttgtgatgtctgtatgtctaAATGTCTATATCATGCATACATTATACACTAGTATAATTAACTCAGTGTGTAATGTATGCATGATATATATAGACATTTACAGGTAGATATTTTTGACCTTGTGAAATAAACTTGGGGAATAGGACTTTTCCCACAAGCCAGTAGGTCAGGCATAATGTATGGATGTAATCCCTCCCATTACTGTGGTTGACCCAGTAAGGTTCTGTTCTCCTGTACATGTCACACATTTTGTGTGTTATAAGATGgattttctgtgtctgtgtggatccTATAATAGGTTTAGGCGAGTGACTCAAGGATGGCCAGCGCTTACCTCAATCTGAGCTCTGAGGGCCTCAGCCTCCTTTTTCAATTGTTCCACCTCACCCATGGCGACGGCTTGAAGGGGATGTTACAGACCAGAGGACGACCTGGACAACACAAAGACAAGAGCAGAGGAAGAGGTATGACCACCTGAAATCAGAGCCGAGTATCTCTGCACTTTTGTGGCATGTTGTCATGAATGGGGACAAAGGTGAGTGGTGAAACGTATTACATCCTCCCCTCAAGCAGTGAGGAGATCCACCAAGTGGATTTAACTTAATCGGAGCAGCTTCCTGCTTGCCCAGTGAAAAGGAAGTAAGAGATTGTTAAGTAAACCTGGTGGTAGTAACAGCATTATCGGAAACTAGGCCTCCATGACCACCACTAGTGACGTCATATCCTGGATGAGGAGAACATCTTAGCCCCTTTGAATAATGAGGTGTCATTTCACTGTCTTGTACTCTGGTAAAACTAACACTGGGCCCTATAGTAGTTTAACGCCTTTCCtgacttttgaaactaaataaAGTCTTGGTAAAGTTTGGTTTTAACCCTCAAATTTTCAGATGTAGGTAGCAATTAGATTGCACACATATAGTACATGGTCTTATGCCATAGAAACAATTACATTCAACCAACATAACTTTGGGTTTTGTGTAACTTTACAAGTTTGGTATCAACAATAAGTTATCATCAGAATTCACATTTTGTTATCCCCACAGTTCTGGCACACTCCCTGTCTTCCATTCTGTAATCAAGGAGCAACTGTTTTCAAACAAGTGACCTTTATAAGTGAGGATCAGAAGGCTTTGTGGAGCTTTGCCCGATCTCACCTGGCCTCTGGGCCACTTGTGGCCAGATATGTGctcagagagtcagagagacgGAGACATCACATAAAAACACCACACTGGTAAATATGAAGTCTACTACGATTCATCGATCAAGAAACAGATCTGTGGAGGCCTGGAGAAGATAGAGGCGAGAGGAAATAGTCCAGAGGACATGGGGGGGAAAGAGTGGACGCCGGGGAGGGTTAAGCCCCCAGCAGGAGCTTGTAGGGTGGCTTTTCAAGTCAAATCTCCTGTCATCCGATTACTGTCCCATTGGATCAGAGAGCGACCAAGAGGCCAGAGAGAAATGTATGACAAAAAATATACATGGCAAGAGATATGAGAAAATAGCTGTGGACTAGACAGATGAGCATGGTCAAATGTGTTGACCCTTTCTCATGGTCAGTATCCTCACAATGGctcttttcttaaaaaaaaaaaatcttatcgTGCAGGTTGATCAAGTAAGATGCCCAAAACACCAATTGTGCATCTgactaaaatgcaatgttcaaCTTTGGCTGGGCCAACATGTAATAAATGTGTGCCAAGACAAACTACCAAAACCCTGCAGAACTCAAAAGGGTTGTTCTCTGTCGTTGGTTTCTAAACTGTTTAGCATTGCAAGTGAGCTATAGGCTAAATGTACCCTTCAGTAGTATTGTCTCTGATAAAGAGAATCTTCAAAAACAAGAGAAGACGTGGACATTGCCAACCGCCTAGTTGACACGAATGCCTTTGACAGAAGTAGAAGCATCCATCTTGTCCTGCATATCATTATGCAACTATCTATCACCATCTTAATGTCTTAATGATGTGGCATCCCTTGTCTTTTGAAATGTTGCAGTCAATGCACAGATACTTCCATAACTTCCACGAATTGAGGTGTCATCCACTTCTTGCATCTGTGAGTATTCCCAGTCTGGTTGGTGTCAAGTCCTGTGTTTTACGATAAGTGGGCTAACAGAGCCAATTTTGTTGGAGCTGCTCAGATGCCGATGAGTTAAATAATTCTCAAGGCCTGAAGTCCAAATGCACTGTCAGAGTCAACAACAGCACGCAGCATGAGATCAATCTCAAACAATTAGAAGAAAATACTCACCTTGCTTCTCGCTGTGCagcttttctttctcctccttttctcctttatTCCAAACCTCTcgttctcctcttctcctcgcTGCGTGTCCCTTTTTTCTCTCAGCTGCTTGTGCACTCCTCAATCCACAGGACGGTCctgcttcccctctctctttctctctcttactcactcactctactTTGCACGCTTTCTTCCCACCAACTGGCAGGAACTTACCTGTGaaaaactctctctttctctcccccttcctccccGGGAACAGATGAGGATTGGAGAGGATGAAGGAGATCAGGGATGAAGGGATAAGCCCCAAAGattgaaatagagagagggagagaaagagacagagtgagagaggaggagagagagagaggaggggggggcagagagtaCGACGAGGAGAGTCAGGTAAACCGATTGCAGCAGGAAAGCAGGTTATGGGGTCAAAAGACAGGAGCAACTGAAGAAACCAAATGACGGGACATACCTGAAGAATCCAGGTTGGAAAGAGAGACCTGGGCCCTTTGGGAGGGCAAAGTGGTGGAGAGATATGCTCAAAGAGATAGGCTAGAGAGGAAACCTGCTCATAATTACTCACTACTCGACCACTAAATCAGTACAAGGTGGTTAAAATGGTGAAAATGATCTGTATTTGTACTTGAAATTATccttataataaatattaatttgTTGTGCCAGACCATAAGAAGTTGTTGTTTGGGTCAGAATGATTTTGACTGATTTCCATTGCActttattatattaatttcaCTTAACAGTCAAGGTTATGCATACGCACAATATCTGTAGTCCTACATCGTTGCACTGAGTGCAGACAGCATGTCAGTGATCGTTGCACTGACACACCACTTTGGACACATTGATGTTTGTTTGGCCTTGTGATTGTTGAATTTTATTGGGGGTGATTTCATAGGGTTCGGGGGTGAGTATTTGAATTAGTTTGTCAGACCTAATGAGTTGAGCCCAGTTAATCACGATCTAATTGGATATCCGTGGAATCGGCAATCTCGTTAAGGAATTAGAGCAGCCCAATCCGAACATGCGTCACGGGTAAcacagagaagaagagggacggcaaggagagagggaacatggaggtcgggagagagagagaggtagagggaggggTGTCCAGTTGGTACTTCACCCACTTGCCATTGTCTGGGTGCCACTTGTGCCAAGTGAAAGGAGAAAAGCTCTCACCTCTGCGGGCACCAGCCTGTAGATGGCAGACACCATGTGATCATAATCTTGCTTACAGCTCAAGGTATCATATCTCACAGATCCATGCACCAGGGCGGagtttggttggttggttggttggttgggtaGAGGGGGCCTTGGGTGGTAAGAGAAGGAGATTGGCGTGGAGGCAAAAGGAGATCCTGTGTGTATACTAGGGAGTGGTGAAAATGGGTGATTCCATTAAACATGCTGTAATATAATAGCTGCCAATCCTATTACAATTGCTAAGTATTTGTAGTAAGAAAAcaacccccacctccctccaccCATGTCTACACACACCCAACCACAGATGTGAcctccacaaacaaacaccctgTTCAATGAAGTCACTAACAAAAATATTGGCCAACTTGATTAAATATCAGTGAATCATTCCCCCAACAGAGATTGTGAAAACAGTCTAGTACGCATATAAATGACTGTGTTTTGCCATATTATGAATTCttattaaatgtaattaatgcTTGTACCACTACCAACTCAAAATATTTTGTCATATGTTTTATCAGTGCCTGTATTCCAAATACCATTATTTTGGAGGATTTTTTTAAAGATCCTAAATTAATTTTAATGGTAGCTATGATGC from Alosa alosa isolate M-15738 ecotype Scorff River chromosome 20, AALO_Geno_1.1, whole genome shotgun sequence includes the following:
- the gnb3b gene encoding guanine nucleotide-binding protein G(I)/G(S)/G(T) subunit beta-3b, whose protein sequence is MGEVEQLKKEAEALRAQIETARKGVADTTMESAASGVAPAPRIQPRARRTLKGHTAKIYALYWALDNKLMISGSQDGKLIVWDTHAGNLANCIPLKSAWVMTVSFSPSAGLVASGGLDNMCTIYNISGEKPKTLRELDGHDGYLACARFLSETEILTASGDQTCGLWDLETGKQKVQFLNHVGDCMCLALSPDQNQFISGACDSLAKLWDVRDGQCRQTFQGHTSDVNTIAFFPNGHAVITGSDDCTLRMFDLRSDQEVICYQNAQPTAGVTSLALSLSGRLLFAGYDDFNCNIWDTLKGEKVGVLAGHDNRVSCVGIPSDGLAVSTGSWDSFLKVWN